Proteins from a genomic interval of Desertifilum tharense IPPAS B-1220:
- a CDS encoding efflux RND transporter periplasmic adaptor subunit, protein MRQLSQVHPWLQHPPHLSIWKSASLSLLLLTLAGCGWLPRQQADAQPRPPQGGAAQGTPSVEVAIARAESLRPPLEYTGTTEPLQRVSVRSQTEGQLLNLSADIGDTVSRGDLLAQIDSTLSTSEVTQAEAELAARSLEVAQAQTQVSEVRSRLEQARLELQQAQNDAERQQQLFRQGAVSQQQAEVAQTEARTRQQVVRSLEEQVRTQQQAVSVAQERVAAQRAIVNQAQERQGFAQLTSPLSGAVLERILEPGNLVRPGDEILRLGDFSQVKVAVQISELELSNIRTGQSVEVRLDAFPNNTFNGVVSRISPAADPVGRLVPVEVTIPNDNNRLGSGLLARVRFIADDRDSLVVPQSALSKGDNGGQSRGRGSAPNFNPGEQATVFILESTGEAQTVSARTVTLGQQIDDRIEIRSGLQPGERFVRRSSRPLENGEAVRLSILSEQ, encoded by the coding sequence ATGAGGCAACTCAGTCAAGTTCATCCGTGGCTGCAACATCCACCGCATCTTAGCATTTGGAAATCTGCTAGCTTATCCCTATTGCTGCTGACCCTAGCCGGATGCGGTTGGCTGCCGCGCCAACAAGCAGACGCTCAACCCAGGCCCCCCCAAGGCGGTGCGGCCCAAGGCACCCCTTCTGTAGAAGTGGCGATCGCGCGGGCTGAGTCCCTCAGACCCCCCTTAGAATATACGGGGACAACCGAACCCCTCCAGCGCGTCTCGGTGCGATCGCAAACCGAAGGTCAACTCCTGAACCTCAGCGCCGATATTGGCGACACCGTGAGTCGCGGCGACTTACTGGCGCAAATCGATAGTACCCTGAGTACCTCCGAAGTCACTCAAGCCGAAGCCGAACTTGCTGCCCGTTCCCTAGAAGTTGCCCAAGCCCAAACCCAAGTCAGCGAAGTGCGATCGCGTCTCGAACAAGCCCGTCTGGAACTGCAACAAGCTCAAAACGACGCCGAACGCCAGCAGCAGCTTTTTCGCCAAGGGGCCGTCTCTCAACAGCAAGCTGAAGTTGCCCAAACCGAAGCCCGCACCCGCCAGCAAGTGGTGCGTTCCTTAGAAGAACAAGTCCGCACCCAACAACAAGCCGTTAGCGTCGCCCAAGAAAGAGTTGCCGCCCAAAGAGCGATCGTTAACCAAGCCCAAGAACGCCAAGGCTTTGCCCAACTCACCTCGCCCCTTTCTGGGGCCGTTTTAGAGCGAATCCTCGAACCCGGAAACCTCGTGCGCCCCGGAGACGAAATCCTCAGACTCGGCGACTTCAGCCAAGTCAAAGTTGCCGTACAAATCTCCGAACTTGAACTCAGCAACATCCGCACGGGGCAGTCCGTGGAAGTTCGCCTCGACGCCTTCCCCAACAACACCTTTAACGGCGTCGTCAGCCGCATTTCCCCCGCCGCCGATCCCGTCGGCCGTCTCGTCCCGGTTGAAGTCACCATCCCCAATGATAATAATCGCCTGGGTAGCGGTTTGCTGGCCCGCGTCCGCTTTATTGCCGACGATCGCGATAGCCTGGTTGTCCCCCAAAGCGCCCTCTCTAAAGGCGACAATGGAGGCCAGAGCAGGGGACGAGGTTCAGCCCCCAACTTTAACCCAGGCGAACAAGCCACCGTCTTTATCCTAGAATCGACCGGAGAGGCCCAAACCGTCAGCGCCCGTACCGTCACCCTCGGTCAACAAATTGACGATCGCATTGAAATTCGCTCCGGTTTGCAGCCCGGAGAGCGGTTCGTCCGTCGCAGCAGCCGCCCCTTAGAAAATGGGGAGGCCGTGAGATTAAGCATTTTGTCAGAACAATGA
- the kdpC gene encoding K(+)-transporting ATPase subunit C, with amino-acid sequence MREFLMSLKATVVFWILTALIYPLIVIGLGFLLPYQANGSLIQNDQGQIVGSALIGQTFQADNYFWSRPSAIAYSETAEAVPTGLSGASNLAPGNPELIERVQADIQRLGAAQIQPAADLIYTSGSGLDPHISPDAAIGQIDRVSQARNLPPNQLTSLIEEYTEGRFLGIFGEPGVNVLQLNLALDRLP; translated from the coding sequence ATGAGAGAATTTTTAATGAGTCTTAAAGCCACTGTGGTGTTTTGGATTTTGACCGCTTTGATTTATCCGTTGATCGTGATTGGGCTTGGCTTCTTATTGCCCTATCAAGCCAATGGCAGTTTAATTCAAAACGACCAAGGGCAAATCGTGGGATCGGCATTGATTGGACAAACCTTTCAGGCTGATAACTACTTTTGGAGTCGCCCTTCTGCGATCGCCTACAGCGAAACCGCCGAAGCCGTGCCGACAGGACTGTCTGGGGCCAGTAATTTAGCCCCTGGCAACCCAGAACTGATTGAACGAGTACAAGCCGATATCCAGCGCTTAGGGGCGGCTCAAATTCAACCCGCTGCGGATTTAATCTACACTTCTGGATCGGGTCTAGATCCGCATATTAGCCCGGATGCTGCGATCGGACAAATCGATCGAGTTTCCCAAGCCCGAAATCTGCCCCCCAATCAACTGACTTCTTTGATTGAAGAGTACACAGAAGGTCGATTTTTAGGAATCTTTGGCGAACCTGGGGTCAATGTTTTGCAGTTAAATTTAGCCTTGGATCGCCTCCCTTAA
- a CDS encoding GlsB/YeaQ/YmgE family stress response membrane protein yields MDIIAWLVLGLIAGALAKLIYPGHQGGGIIATIGLGILGALLGGWLGQTFLGTGGAAAAGVLSIPSIIFAVLGAMLLIFIWGLLTRRTA; encoded by the coding sequence ATGGATATTATTGCTTGGTTAGTTCTCGGTTTAATTGCAGGTGCTTTAGCAAAACTCATCTACCCCGGTCATCAAGGTGGCGGAATTATCGCAACGATTGGTCTAGGGATTCTTGGCGCGCTGCTGGGCGGTTGGTTAGGACAAACCTTCTTAGGGACAGGTGGAGCCGCAGCCGCAGGTGTTCTCAGCATTCCTAGCATCATTTTTGCAGTGTTAGGCGCTATGTTGCTGATCTTCATTTGGGGCTTGTTGACTCGCCGTACAGCTTAA
- a CDS encoding universal stress protein — protein sequence MINNATYLTPRRGKHKIFIGMAPGVGKTFKMLEEAHLLKQEGFDVAIGLLETHGRKETAEKAEGLEIIPRKEMIRGEKSLTEMDVNAILKRQPQLVLVDELAHTNIPGDGREKRYQDVEAILDAGIDVYSTVNIQHLESLNDIVARITGVVVRERIPDRVLDEADEVVVVDVTPETLEERLREGKIYAPHKIQQALSNFFQRRHLVALRELALREVADNLEEVAIATTPAGEVCNIQERVLVCVSTYPNSLQLLRRGARLASYMNAPLFVVFVANPDRFLTRAETLHIENCERLTGEFEGKFIRLDRVDVVKAIAQVATQYRATQVVVGTTRRSRWQVLLQGSFIEKLMRSLANIDLHVIATDKDKG from the coding sequence ATGATTAACAACGCGACCTACCTAACTCCGCGACGGGGTAAGCATAAAATCTTTATTGGCATGGCTCCGGGCGTGGGTAAAACGTTTAAGATGCTTGAGGAAGCGCATCTGCTTAAACAAGAAGGATTTGATGTGGCGATTGGTTTGCTAGAAACGCATGGGCGCAAGGAAACCGCAGAGAAAGCAGAAGGCTTAGAAATTATTCCCAGAAAAGAAATGATTCGCGGGGAAAAGTCTTTAACCGAGATGGATGTGAATGCCATCTTGAAACGTCAACCCCAACTGGTTTTAGTGGATGAATTGGCGCACACCAATATTCCTGGCGATGGGCGCGAAAAGCGATATCAAGATGTAGAAGCAATTTTAGATGCAGGAATTGATGTCTACTCTACGGTTAATATTCAACATCTAGAAAGTCTCAATGATATTGTGGCGCGGATTACAGGGGTAGTGGTGCGCGAACGCATTCCCGATCGGGTTTTAGATGAAGCCGATGAAGTGGTTGTGGTTGATGTGACTCCAGAAACCCTTGAGGAGAGATTGCGCGAGGGTAAGATTTACGCGCCTCATAAGATTCAACAAGCCCTGAGTAATTTCTTTCAGCGCCGTCATTTAGTGGCGCTGCGAGAGTTAGCCCTGCGCGAGGTGGCAGATAATCTCGAAGAAGTTGCGATCGCCACTACACCTGCTGGAGAAGTCTGCAATATTCAAGAACGGGTGTTAGTGTGCGTTTCGACTTATCCCAACTCTTTACAATTATTGCGGCGAGGGGCGCGACTCGCCAGTTATATGAATGCCCCCTTATTTGTGGTATTTGTGGCAAATCCCGATCGCTTTTTGACGAGGGCTGAAACCTTGCATATCGAGAATTGCGAACGGTTGACGGGGGAATTTGAAGGCAAATTTATTCGACTCGATCGGGTGGATGTAGTGAAGGCGATCGCCCAGGTGGCGACGCAGTACCGCGCGACTCAAGTGGTTGTTGGTACAACCCGGCGTTCTCGCTGGCAGGTTTTGCTGCAAGGTTCGTTTATTGAGAAGTTAATGCGATCGCTGGCAAACATCGATCTGCACGTCATTGCAACGGATAAGGACAAAGGCTGA
- a CDS encoding ATP-binding sensor histidine kinase, which produces MKALANYQILTKISEGDASVVYRGLRQSDNLPVVLKLLKRDYPTPAELTRYKQEYEITRSLSATGAIATYELIKVKNTLAIVFEDFGGESLRHFVEGQTLSTVQLLKVALELARTLADIHTHQVIHKDINPSNIVYNSVTHTLKLIDFGISTALSLENPALKPPVSLEGTLPYMSPEQTGRMNRFLDYRTDFYSLGATLYELFSGSPLFVATDAMEWVHCHIAKQPVSLSQINPEVPQTISDIVMKLLAKNAEDRYQSAWGIYTDLAECWQQVEKNGTIIAFTPGQSDFTDKFQIPQKLYGRTAEIQTLLSTFERTSQGASELFLISGYSGVGKSSLVQEIYKPITQQRGYFIAGKFDQLQRNLPYSALVSAFQSLVRQILSESPEELQVWREKLLTAFGSNGQVMIEVIPELELIVGEQPKVQELGGIESQNRFNLTCQNFIRVFAQKEHPLVLFIDDLQWADLATLKLLESILSQEDSQYLFLIGAYRDNEVSATHPLSSLIETLQKQQVRISQIHLSSLAFEHVRELISDTLHAALEQVEPLANLVMKKTHGNAFFVSEFLKNLYAEKLLSFDVRSGWNWDIEQIKARDIADNVIELTIQSLQRLPDATQKIIKLAACIGDRFELNTLSSICQQESSFLFQQLLPAIETHLIQPLSDLELPDCDLFASQPIILSYKFLHDRVQQAAYTLIEDTKKQKVHWQIGQRLLTNTPVNAPPDLLFQIVDHLNLGQTLASSEAEKIQLAQLNLEAAQKAKISAAYAATLIYSQNGANCLPEDCWKNYYKLTLALYKEWAEAEYLNGCFEKSEALIQLILQRAKTSLEKAEIYRLLIVQYTLKGDGEAAIQAGKKALSLVGIDLPERHLKAEFEQEMTKIDRLLEGKSVTSLIKAPDVAQPEHKIVLSLLANIDAALYVYNQELWLFVSAKVVHLLLQYGHLPEASAAYSNYGVILGVYRQDYQLGTAFAELSLQVAEKYHNLSQKCQSGANCNWVFSWTKPIRYIQSLNESFYHAGLESGQFQWAGYILMWKVFNQFYQGETLGKILQQIPNYLHFAETTQNHWSKTTLLATYLVTYNLSGASEDELNFDTDLISEADYLSEESALSCLFANCTYLILKSQTLYIYDRFQLALDCLAKAQPYLDYISGSIALINYNFYQSLCLIALYRQQTEAEQCQSWQVLIENQKQLKLWAENCPENCLDKYLLVEAEIGRISGKGIETIDLYDRAIAAAKDPEFSYNEALANELTARFLLELGKDRLAQVYLRDAYHGYQCWGAQSKLGLLERQYPQLLATVFSPAPAVYATLNSTHFSTTTNSGVVLDLAAVMKASQALSSEIVLEKLLNQLMKIVLESAGAQFGFLILEREGELLIEAAGSVEMSEVRVLESMPVSETQALPHSVVYYVARTHESVVLQNATEDAQFSHDPYIQLHQPRSLLCTPILKQGELLGMLYLENNLIEGAFASDPQNETLGSRLEILQLLCSQAAISLENARLYQTLQNSELRERQKATQLEASLRDLEEAQLQLVQSEKMSTLGQLVAGIAHEINNPVGFISGNLKYASEYIEQLLELLRLYQTQFPQPGEDIVDLSEEIEIDYLAEDLPKLISSMTEGTERIYQISASLRTFSRADTTHKVAFDLHEGLDSTLMILKHRLKANEVRPAIAILKNYGPLPEVYCYPGQLNQVFMNIIANAIEAIDEFCQTRTYEQNHTRPSTISISTTLSQPDTDSLQPYVTIRIQDNGPGMTPEVLQKIFNRLFTTKAVGTGTGLGLSISRQIVEERHGGRLQCLSAPGQGAEFLIDLPLA; this is translated from the coding sequence ATGAAAGCTCTTGCAAACTACCAGATCCTCACCAAAATTTCTGAGGGAGATGCGTCTGTTGTTTATCGGGGACTCCGCCAAAGCGATAACTTGCCGGTTGTGCTAAAGCTCCTTAAACGAGATTACCCCACCCCGGCAGAACTGACTCGCTATAAGCAAGAATATGAGATTACGCGATCGCTCTCTGCAACAGGTGCGATCGCCACCTACGAGCTAATCAAGGTTAAGAATACCTTAGCGATCGTCTTTGAAGATTTTGGCGGTGAATCGCTCAGGCATTTTGTAGAAGGGCAAACCTTAAGCACCGTTCAACTTTTAAAAGTAGCTCTAGAACTGGCAAGAACGCTCGCCGATATTCACACCCACCAAGTCATTCACAAGGATATTAATCCTTCTAATATCGTTTACAACAGCGTTACCCATACCCTTAAACTGATTGATTTTGGGATTTCTACTGCTCTCAGCCTAGAAAATCCTGCGCTTAAACCCCCCGTCAGTTTAGAAGGAACGCTTCCCTATATGTCGCCCGAACAGACGGGGCGAATGAATCGTTTTCTCGATTATCGGACTGATTTTTATTCCCTGGGTGCAACCCTTTACGAACTCTTTAGCGGAAGTCCGCTGTTTGTGGCAACGGATGCAATGGAGTGGGTGCATTGTCATATCGCCAAACAGCCGGTTTCCTTGTCTCAAATCAATCCTGAAGTCCCCCAGACCATTTCTGATATTGTCATGAAGTTGTTAGCAAAAAATGCTGAAGACCGCTATCAAAGTGCTTGGGGAATTTATACAGATTTAGCAGAATGCTGGCAGCAAGTCGAGAAAAATGGCACAATTATTGCCTTTACTCCCGGACAATCCGATTTTACAGATAAATTTCAAATTCCGCAAAAACTGTACGGTCGAACCGCCGAAATTCAAACCCTACTTTCCACCTTTGAACGAACCAGTCAAGGGGCTTCAGAACTCTTTTTGATTTCGGGTTATTCTGGAGTGGGTAAATCTTCCTTAGTTCAAGAGATTTACAAACCGATTACGCAGCAACGTGGATATTTTATTGCAGGAAAATTCGACCAACTCCAGCGCAACCTTCCCTACTCTGCTTTAGTCTCAGCTTTTCAATCCCTAGTTCGCCAAATTCTCAGCGAAAGTCCAGAAGAATTACAAGTTTGGCGAGAAAAGCTACTCACCGCCTTTGGTTCCAATGGTCAAGTAATGATTGAGGTGATTCCTGAATTAGAACTCATTGTTGGCGAACAGCCCAAAGTTCAGGAATTAGGCGGGATAGAATCCCAAAATCGGTTTAATTTAACCTGTCAAAACTTTATTCGAGTGTTTGCTCAAAAAGAGCATCCTTTAGTTCTATTTATTGACGATCTGCAATGGGCAGATTTAGCAACTCTAAAATTATTAGAATCAATTTTATCTCAAGAAGACAGTCAATACTTATTCTTGATTGGAGCCTATCGAGATAACGAAGTATCGGCAACCCATCCCCTTAGTTCGCTCATAGAAACGCTGCAAAAACAACAGGTTAGAATTAGTCAGATTCATCTGAGTTCTCTGGCATTTGAGCATGTGAGAGAGCTAATTTCAGACACCTTGCACGCAGCGCTAGAACAGGTTGAACCGCTCGCAAACTTAGTGATGAAAAAAACGCATGGAAATGCATTTTTTGTGAGTGAGTTTCTCAAAAATCTCTATGCTGAAAAATTGCTCAGTTTTGATGTAAGAAGCGGTTGGAATTGGGATATTGAACAGATTAAAGCGCGAGATATCGCCGATAATGTGATTGAACTAACCATTCAGAGTTTGCAGCGACTTCCCGATGCAACTCAGAAGATTATAAAACTTGCCGCTTGTATTGGCGATCGCTTTGAACTCAACACCCTCTCTTCCATCTGCCAGCAAGAGAGTTCCTTTCTATTTCAACAGTTACTTCCTGCTATCGAAACTCACCTCATTCAACCCCTTTCCGATTTAGAATTACCCGATTGCGATCTCTTTGCATCTCAACCTATTATTCTATCCTATAAATTTTTGCACGATCGCGTTCAACAAGCGGCTTATACTTTAATTGAGGATACTAAAAAGCAAAAAGTTCATTGGCAAATAGGACAGCGATTATTGACAAATACACCCGTCAATGCGCCGCCAGACTTATTATTTCAAATTGTCGATCACCTCAATTTAGGACAAACTTTAGCGAGTTCTGAAGCCGAGAAAATTCAACTGGCTCAATTGAACTTAGAAGCAGCTCAAAAAGCTAAGATTTCTGCTGCCTATGCTGCCACCTTAATCTACAGTCAAAATGGGGCTAACTGCCTTCCTGAAGATTGCTGGAAAAACTACTATAAATTAACCCTAGCTTTATATAAAGAGTGGGCTGAAGCCGAATATTTGAATGGTTGCTTTGAAAAATCTGAAGCGCTGATTCAATTGATTTTACAACGAGCAAAAACCTCACTAGAAAAAGCTGAAATTTACCGATTGTTAATTGTCCAATACACCTTGAAAGGAGATGGTGAGGCAGCGATTCAAGCCGGTAAAAAAGCTTTATCTTTAGTCGGTATCGATCTACCCGAACGTCATCTTAAAGCAGAATTTGAGCAAGAGATGACCAAAATCGATCGATTGTTAGAAGGTAAAAGCGTTACCTCCTTAATTAAAGCTCCAGATGTCGCGCAACCCGAACATAAGATTGTTCTCAGCTTACTCGCCAATATTGACGCTGCTCTCTATGTTTACAATCAAGAACTGTGGCTGTTTGTTAGCGCTAAAGTGGTTCATTTACTGCTACAGTACGGACATTTACCAGAAGCTTCAGCCGCCTATTCCAACTATGGCGTGATTTTAGGTGTTTATCGCCAAGACTATCAACTGGGAACCGCCTTTGCCGAACTCTCCTTACAGGTGGCCGAAAAATATCATAATCTCTCCCAAAAATGCCAGAGTGGGGCGAATTGTAATTGGGTCTTTTCTTGGACAAAGCCAATTCGTTATATTCAATCTTTAAACGAAAGTTTCTATCATGCTGGCTTAGAATCGGGACAATTTCAATGGGCTGGCTACATTTTAATGTGGAAAGTCTTTAATCAATTTTATCAAGGCGAGACGCTAGGCAAAATTCTACAACAAATTCCCAATTATCTGCACTTTGCCGAAACCACCCAAAATCATTGGTCAAAAACGACCTTACTTGCAACTTACTTAGTAACTTATAACCTGAGTGGTGCCAGCGAAGATGAATTAAATTTCGATACCGACTTGATTTCAGAAGCTGATTATTTATCGGAAGAATCAGCCCTCTCTTGCTTGTTTGCAAACTGTACTTATTTAATTCTGAAATCTCAAACCCTGTATATTTACGATCGGTTTCAATTGGCTTTAGATTGCTTGGCAAAAGCCCAGCCCTATTTAGATTATATCTCTGGAAGTATTGCCTTAATCAACTATAACTTTTATCAGTCTCTATGCCTTATTGCCCTGTACCGACAGCAGACTGAAGCCGAGCAATGCCAATCTTGGCAAGTTCTGATCGAGAATCAAAAACAGCTTAAACTTTGGGCAGAAAATTGTCCTGAAAACTGTCTCGATAAATACCTTTTAGTAGAAGCAGAAATCGGGCGAATTTCGGGGAAAGGGATAGAGACAATCGATCTTTACGATCGCGCGATCGCAGCCGCTAAAGATCCTGAATTTAGCTACAATGAAGCCTTAGCCAACGAACTCACCGCCCGATTTCTATTAGAACTTGGCAAAGATAGACTTGCTCAAGTCTATTTACGCGATGCCTATCATGGGTATCAGTGTTGGGGGGCACAATCCAAGCTAGGCTTACTAGAAAGACAATATCCCCAATTACTAGCGACTGTATTTTCCCCCGCCCCTGCCGTTTATGCCACCCTCAACTCAACCCATTTTTCAACCACAACCAATTCAGGCGTAGTTCTAGATTTAGCAGCAGTGATGAAAGCTTCTCAGGCATTATCGAGCGAAATTGTCCTAGAGAAGCTGTTAAATCAACTCATGAAAATTGTGCTAGAAAGTGCAGGGGCGCAGTTTGGCTTTCTGATTCTCGAACGAGAGGGAGAATTGCTAATTGAGGCGGCGGGTTCTGTGGAAATGTCTGAGGTGAGGGTGTTAGAGTCGATGCCAGTCAGCGAAACTCAGGCTTTACCCCATTCTGTGGTTTATTACGTGGCTAGAACTCACGAATCGGTAGTTTTGCAGAATGCCACAGAGGATGCTCAGTTTAGTCACGATCCTTACATTCAACTGCACCAACCGCGATCGCTGCTGTGTACTCCGATCCTCAAACAAGGCGAGCTTTTGGGAATGCTCTATTTGGAAAATAACTTAATTGAGGGGGCATTTGCCAGCGATCCGCAAAATGAAACCCTAGGAAGCCGCTTGGAGATTTTGCAACTATTATGTTCGCAAGCGGCGATTTCTCTAGAAAATGCCCGTCTTTACCAAACCTTGCAAAACTCAGAATTGCGAGAACGCCAAAAAGCAACCCAACTAGAAGCGTCTTTGCGAGACTTAGAAGAGGCGCAATTACAACTGGTGCAAAGCGAGAAAATGTCTACCCTAGGGCAGCTAGTGGCCGGAATTGCCCATGAAATCAATAATCCGGTGGGATTTATTTCGGGTAATTTAAAGTATGCCTCAGAATATATCGAGCAATTGTTGGAACTGTTGCGACTCTATCAAACACAGTTTCCTCAGCCCGGAGAGGATATTGTGGATTTATCTGAAGAGATTGAGATTGATTACCTGGCGGAAGATTTACCTAAACTGATTTCTTCGATGACGGAGGGGACGGAACGCATCTATCAAATTAGCGCTTCTCTACGAACCTTTTCGCGGGCGGATACAACCCATAAGGTGGCGTTCGATCTCCACGAGGGGCTAGATAGCACGTTGATGATTCTCAAGCATCGTCTCAAGGCGAATGAGGTGCGCCCTGCGATCGCAATTTTGAAAAACTACGGCCCCCTACCAGAAGTGTATTGCTATCCCGGCCAACTCAATCAGGTGTTTATGAATATTATTGCTAATGCGATTGAGGCGATTGATGAATTCTGCCAAACGCGCACCTACGAACAAAATCATACCCGCCCCAGCACGATCTCCATCAGCACAACCCTCTCGCAGCCGGACACAGATTCGCTTCAACCCTATGTCACCATTCGGATTCAGGATAATGGGCCGGGAATGACTCCAGAAGTCTTGCAAAAAATCTTCAATCGTCTGTTTACCACTAAGGCGGTTGGAACGGGAACGGGTTTAGGTTTATCGATTTCTCGCCAAATTGTTGAGGAACGTCACGGCGGGCGTTTGCAGTGTCTGTCTGCACCGGGACAAGGGGCTGAATTTTTAATTGATTTACCGCTAGCCTAG
- the kdpF gene encoding K(+)-transporting ATPase subunit F, with protein MQLWNFRELCKPKPLAIRLFLAMCLNGAIAPIVYAATGDEVTRRAAYALGFLGLVVLGLSIYLWVAILQPERF; from the coding sequence ATGCAGTTATGGAATTTTCGAGAACTCTGCAAGCCCAAACCCCTTGCAATTCGGTTATTTTTAGCGATGTGTTTGAATGGGGCGATCGCGCCTATCGTCTACGCAGCAACGGGCGATGAGGTGACGCGCCGCGCTGCCTATGCCTTGGGCTTTTTGGGGTTAGTTGTTTTGGGGCTATCGATCTATTTATGGGTTGCGATCCTTCAACCCGAACGATTTTAA